Below is a window of Leucobacter sp. Psy1 DNA.
ACGAAGCACTCATCGAGGAGGCCTTCGGACCCCTCACGATCATCGTCGAGACGCCTGCGGGAACCGACCTCGCCTCGCTCCTTCCCGAGTTCTTCGCGGGGAACCTCACGGGAACGGTGCACCTGAGCGCCGAGGAGGCCGCGGGGTCGACCGACAACCGGGCAGACCTCGCCGCGCTCGTCGCAGCGCTGAGCCAGCAGGTGGGTCGCGTGCTCTTCAACGGCTGGCCGACGGGTGTCGCGGTCACCCCCGCGATGCAGCACGGCGGACCCTGGCCCGCGACGACCAACGACTCCAGCACCTCGGTGGGCAGCGCCGCGATTCAGCGGTTCGTGCGCCCCGTCGCCTACCAGAGCGCACCCGAGGCACTGCTGCCGATTGCCCTGCGCGATGACAATCCGCTCGGAGTGCCGCAGCGACGCTCCCCCGCAGGAGATTCGAAGACCTGGGGCGACGCGGCGCGACGCTGAGCCAGTCGACCGGTATCGCGGCATCGGCGATGAGGCGGCCGGGACAGCGCCCGACCGCCTCATCGCGTACGGTCACTCGACTCGTCGTCCAGCGAGCAGCACGGCCTCGCGCGCTTCAGGCGACCAGAGCGCCGACGGGGTGGACATCGGGTCCTGGGACAGCACGACGGCGTCTCCGTAGGCACCGGGGCGCAGGTGCCCGAGCGCACGGTCACCCAGGATCTCTGCGTTGACGACCGTCATGGCGTGCAGCGTTGCCTCTGCACCGGAGGCTTCGACCTGCAGTTGGACACCCCGGAGCTGGTCGTCTTCGAGATCTCCCATGAGGTCGCTGCCGAATCCGACTTGCACCCCGGCATCGAGCGCGATGCGGATCGCCTCCTGTCCGCGAGTGAGGACCTCCTCGTTCTTCGCGAGCGACACTTCATTGAGCCCGAGGCCCGCACCGCGGCGGCTCATCGCGTCGTATGCGGCCAGAGTCGGAACCAGGTAGGCGCTGCGCCTGGCCATCTCCCTAGCGGTCTTCCGGTCGAGCAGATTCCCGTGCTCGATGGTGCGCACCCCGTTCTCGATCGCGTGCATGATCGCCTCGGGCGAGTAGGCGTGCGCCGCAACGTAGCTCTTCCGGCGCGCAGCCTCCGCCGTCACCGTCTGCAGTTCCTCCGGCGCGTACTGCGGCACGCTCAGCGGGTCCGTGAGCGAGAAGACGCCACCCGAGGTCATCACCTTGATCGCGTGCGCTCCGGTGCGCAACCGTTCGCGGACGGCGACACGTAGCGCATCGACACCGTCGACGATCTCGCACATGTGCCCGTGACTGAAACAGACGTCGACGTGCTCCGAGCGCGGGTCCCCGTGTCCACCGGTCTGGCTCAGAGCGGGCCCGGTGAAGAAGTACCGCGGAGCGGTGATCACTCCGGTGTCCCTCGCGCGCAGCAGCCCGATGTCGCCTCCCGCGACATCGCGCACCGTGGTGAAGCCGCGGCGAAGCGCTTTACCGAGACGCGCAGCGCCGTTCACCGCCGCAAAACTCAGCGGTCCGCGTTCATTCTCGAACCCGTCCATGCTCGTGGCGTAGGCGTGGAAGTGGTTGTCGATGAGTCCTGGAAGCACCCAGAAGCCCCGACCGTCGAACGACTCGGCACCGGGGTCCGGCGCATCCGCGACGATCCCGTCGACGATGTGCAGGTCACGCAAGGAGAATCCCACCTCGTTCCCGTCCCACACTCGCGCCTGACGGATCGTGATCGAGCGGTCTGATTTCATGTCTGCACTCCTGGGGTTCATCCGATATTGCCGAGAGATGCGGCCGGAGCGGAGTTCGCGCTCCGGCCGCACGGTTCTAGCCGCGCAGCTGCGCTGTCTCCGCTTCGTCGATCGTGTAGTCGGGGCGGACCGCGACGCCGTAGTCGCTTCGTGCCGCAAGCGCGGAGACGAAGCCGTTGCGGACGTCCCTGGCCACCGCCGCGGGGTCGCGATCGAACGGATTTCCGTACCCGCCGCCGCCACCGGTCTGATTCACCAGGACCTCGCCTGCGTCCAACTGGTTGTAGCTCCCGCCCTGCACGACCTCGCGCGGAGTGCCGGGGTTGAGGACGACGCGGTTCGGGCTCCCCTCGAGACCACCATCGATCGACCACGGACTCGTCCGGGTCTTGTAGACCAGGCAGATCCCGGTGGCCGGTGCGGTGAACCTATACGTGCGGCTCACTCCGACACCTCCGCGGAATCGACCGGCGCCTCCGGTATCCGGACGGTACCCGTAGTGGTCGATGATCATCGAGGACTTTGCTTCGAGGACCTCGACCGGGTTGTTCCGGCAGCCCGGCTCCGAGAGATGCATGATGCCGTCCTCGCCGTCATGCGTCGCGGAGCCGCCGTAGCCCACCGCCTCATTGGTGGCTTCCTGCCAGAAGTCCCCCGTGCGAGGGTTTACGCCGAGACCCATCATTGAGCAGACGTCTCCGCCAGAGCAGGCCGGCACGCGATCGGGCATCCCCTGGGCCAGCGCTTTCAGAATGACTTCGCCTGCGAGAAGTCCTGTCCAGAGGGTGAACGTCGGCATCGGTTCGACGGCGTGCATCACCGAACCGGGTACCGTTACGACCCTCAGAGGAGCGAAGTTGCCGGCTACAACGGGCGAATCGGGGGTCGTGAGCGATTTGAAGATGAGGCTCGACAGCGCTTCCGTCTGTCCGGGCGGAAGGTTGATCGGTCCGCGGACGTTCTCTGCGCTCCCCGTCCAGTCGACAATCATCTCGTCATCGGTCACCGTGACGGTGCAGTGCATCTTGACGAGCGTGTCCAGGTCAATCCCGTCGTGATCGAGATAGTCGGTCGCCGACCAGGATCCGCGCGGAAGTTTCGCGAGCGCAAGGCGCGCGAGCCGTTCGCCGTGCTCGTTGATGGTCCGCATCGACTCGCCGAGGGTCTCCACACCGTATTTCTCGGCGAGCTCCTGCGTCCGCTTCACGCCGGTGACGCAGGCGGACACCTGCGCCTGAATATCGCCGATCGTGTGCTTCGGGGTCCGGCTGTTGAACCTGATGATGTTGAAGACGTCCGCGTTCCGCTCGCCGCGTCGATACAGCTTCGAGGCGGGCATCACCAACCCTTCCTGCGCCTTATCCGTGGAGTCGAGAACGTACCCGGGATCTTTCTGATTCAAGTCCGTGATGTGGACACGGCACGAGGCGAAGCCGATCAGCTGCCCGTCGAAATGAATCGGGGCGAACACCAGCGGATCAAGCGTGTGAGCGCTCGACCAGTAGGGGTGATTGATGATGAACACGTCACCCGCCTCCATAGAGTCCGCTCCGAGGAATTCGATGGAGTGTTTGATTCCGGCGTCGTTCCCCCTCGTGAACACGGCGATTCCCGGCGCATCCGCCACCACGTCGCCGTTCGCGTCGTGAATGCCGATGCCGTAGTCGTGAATCTCGTACACGACCGTGTTGTAGGCGGTGCGGCAGAGATTTCTGGCGATCTCCTCAGCGGCCGCGAGCAGACCGTGTCGGATGATCTCGGTGGTGATTGCATCAGCCATGTTCAGGCCCCTTTCGTCGCGGTCTGGATAGAAATGCTGAGTTCGCCATAGCTCCCGACCCGTAAGCGATCGCCTGCGTGGAGAACCGTCGTCGCCGTGTGCTCCGTGATGACGGCGGGACCATCAACCGTGTCACCGGCGCGCAGGTCCTCGCGCGCGATCAGCGCGTAATCGACAGCCGTATCTCCCGGCTGCATCACGGTGCGGCGACCCCTGGGGTAATCGTCACCCGGGCGACGTTTGTCGGCGAACGGAAGATCGGGCTTGCTCACCTTTCCCACTGCGTTGAGCCGGAGCGTCGTCGTCTCGATGGGGTCGTCCATCGTGTGCCCGTACTGACGCTGATGGAGCCGGTCGAATTGCTCCCTGATGGCAGCGCGCGGGTCTCCCTGACCACTCGGGAAATCGATCGTCACGGCGTGTTCCTGGCCCGAATAGCGAACCGACACGACCCTCCGGAACTCCATCTGGCCAGGTGAGAATCCTTCCGCTTTCAAGGTCTCAGTCGCTTCCGCTTCCATTCCGGCGAAGAGTTCGTGGACGGCCTGCGAGTCGAGGTCGTCGAGCGGCTGAATGCTCGTGCGAGAGGAGTCGTGCTGCACATCGGCCATGAGCATGCCGAGCGCCGAGAACGCGCCCTGCCCTGGGGGCACGATCACCTCGGGAATGCCCAGCTCACGGGCGACATCAACGGCGACCAAGCCCCCTCCGCCTCCGAATGAGAGCAGCGCGAAGTCCTGCGGGTCGTGCCCCAGCTCGATCGTGATCGCGCGCACGGCTCCCATGATCTTCGTGTTCGAGATCTGGATCATCCCCCTGGCGAGCTCGGTGACCGAGAGGCCCAGCTGCTCGGCGATGGGCGCGAGCGCGGTGATCGAACGGTCGCGGTCGAGGGTGAGCTCGCCTCCCAGCGGCGTATCCGCACCCAGATACCCGATCGCCAGCGCGGCGTCGGTGAACGTCGGCTGCGTTCCGCCGCGGCCGTATGCGGCAGGACCGGGCAGCGCACCGGCGCTTTTGGGCCCGACCTGCAGGGCACCAGCGTCGTCCAGATAGCCGAGTGAACCCCCGCCTGCCCCGATCGTGTGGATATAGAGGGAGGGCGTGTTGATCGGCAATCCCTCGAATTCCGCCCCGTGGTATCGCACCGGCTCACCCTCGAGCACCAGTGAGGCATCGAGACTTGTACCCCCCATGTCGATGGTGATCAGGTTCGGACGGTCGATGAGCTTCGCGAACGCCGCTGCGCCGACGACTCCGCCCGCTGGCCCTGAAAGGATGAGATTTACCGGCTGCTCCCGAGCAGCGGAGGCGGTCATCGCGCCCCCTCCCGATCTCGACATGAGGAACCGCCCATCAAAGCCGCGTTTCGCGAGTTCGTCCTCCAGTGCGCGGAGGTAGCTGCGCATGATGGGCTTGATATAGGCATCGAGCACGGCCGTGCTCGTCCGTTCGTATTCGCGGTATTCGCGGGACAACTCGTGAGACAGCGTCACTTCGACGTTCGGCGCTTCCTCTTCGAGGATCTCGCGCATGCGACGCTCATGTGCCGGGTTCGCGTACGAGTGGAGGAATCCGACGGCCACGGCGGTGTAGCCGCGGTGCGCGATCTCACGGGCGACTTCACGAGCATCGGCGTCGTCGAATGGCGTGACGACGCTACCGGAGACCGAACTCCGCTCCGTGACCTCGAAGGTGTCGTATCGTTCGAGTAGCGGCTCGGGTTTGCGATAGGAGAAGTCGTACATGACCTTCCGGTCGGTCCGGCCGAGCAGGTACACGTCACGGAAGCCGCGCGTCGCGATCGTCGCGATCCTCGCCCCGGACCGCGTCAGAAGCGAGTTGAGGCCGAGCGTACTGCCGTGGTTGAACGTGGTGACGGTCGCGAGATCGGCATCCGCCTTCTCGAACGCGGCAAGCACCCCGGAGGTCGGCTCATCCGGAGTAGTGGGGACTTTTTCGAAGCGAAGTTCGCCGGTCTCCGGCACCAGTTTCACCACATCGGTGAATGTGCCGCCGACATCAATGGCGATGCGAACGTTTTCGGGCATGCGAGGGATTCCTTTCCCATAGTGGTCGAGATGTGAGGTGACGGGTCGGCGCTGATGCGCTCAGCGTCTCGTCCGGTCCGCGGCGGCAAGTCCCACCGCAGCGAGGATGATGAAACCCGTCACCATGTCCTTGAGCTGGGGGTTCAAATTCAGTAGGTCGAATCCGTTGCCGATGAGCGCGATCAGGAACACGCCCGCAACCGACCTCCACACCGCTCCGACTCCGCCGTAGATGCTGGTGCCGCCCAGAATGACGGCGGCGATCGCACTGAGCTCGAGCCCCGCCCCCGCCAGGGGCTGACCTGAAGCGATACGCGAGACGCCGATCGCGGCGGCGCTCCCTGCCGCGAGGCCGCTCAGCATGAAGACGATCACGCGGGTCCGATTCACCCTGATCCCCGAGAGCTCGGCGGCTTCGGCGTTGCCGCCGACGGCGTAGACGTGACGCCCGAACACCGACCTCGAGAGGAGAAACCACATTCCCGCGACGACGACGATCATGACGATCACTGCGATGAAGATGCCGCCGATACGATCGCGGCCGAGAGCGGTGAAACCCGGAGTCGTGACGGTGATCAAGCTTCCCCCGGTGACCAGTACCGCGACCGTCGTGAAGATCATCGATGACGCGAGCGTCGCAAGGAATGAGTGCACTCGTAAGCGAGTGATCACCGCGCCGTTGAACGCCCCGAGAACAAGTCCGATCACCGGTGCGGCGAGCAGCGCGAGCCAGGGGTTCCCCAGCGTCACTGCGAGCCAGGCCGCGACGACGCCGGCGACACTGTAGATCGCGCCGGTGGAGAGGTCGAAGTTCCCCGAGACGATGACGAAGGTGCCCGCGGAGGCGATGATCACCAGCGGCGCGTTCTGGTTGAGGATGTTCACGATGTTCGCAAACGTGAAGAAGGATGGTGAGAGCAAGGCGAGCGCAGCGATCACTGCGAGCAGCAGAATGACGACAGCGTACTCGATCACCAGGTCGCGTGCGGAGAGCTTTCGGCGGGCCCGCATCTCGGTCACTGTGGTGTTGACGGCCTCGCTCATGCTGCGGGCTCCTCTCCGGTGGTCACGTGGAAAAGCCGGAACAGCACCTGCTCCACGGTGGTGTGTCGGGGGTCAATTTCGTCGAAGGTCCGTCCCCCTGCGACGAGGTAGGCGCGATGCGCGAGCTCCATGACCTCCTCGTGCTCCGATGAGATCAGCACGACCGCGATACCTTCGGCTGCGAGGTGCGCGATGAGCTCGTAGATCGTGCGTTTCGCCCCGACGTCGACGCCTCGAGTGGGCTCGTCGAGGACGATGAGCCTCGGTCGCGCGGCGAGCGCCTTGCCGAGGAGCGCCTTCTGCTGATTTCCTCCCGAGAACCAGCTGACTGGCAATTCGATGTCGAGCGGTCTCATCTCCATCGCCCTGGCGTGCTCGAGTGCGGTCTCCCGTTCACGGGAGCGCTGAACGACACCCATGCGTGAGCGAGCACCGAGGCTCGCGAGGGCAATGTTCTCGCGCACCGATCGTTGCAGGATGAGGCCGTCTCGATGTCGGTCCTCGGAGGCGAAGACGAACCCGGCCTCGATGGACCGCTTCGGGGATGCCGAGGTCCAGTCCTTCCCATCGAACACGACCGACCCGCCGAGCACGGGATCGATACCGAAGACGGCGCGGAGGCACTCGGTGCGCCCGCTGCCGACGAGGCCGAGGAGGCCGACGATCTCGCCGGGTCGCACCTCGAACGACATGTCCTCGACGCCCGTCCGGGTGCGAAGGTGATCGACCCGCAGAATCGGCGGCTGCGCCTGGGCGGGCCCCGCGGCGCGCTCGGGGTACGCCTGATCCATCTCCCGCCCCAGCATCGCCGTGACCAGGTCGTGTTTGGTGACCGCGGCCGCTGCAACGGTGTCGATTCGCCGCCCGTCACGCATGACGGTAATGCGGTCTGCCACTTCGAGCACTGAATCGAGGAAGTGTGAGACGTAGATGACGCAACAGCCGCGATCGCGCAGAAGCCGCATGAGGTCTTCGAGCTGGCGCATCTCGTGGGCGGTGAGGGAGGAGGTTGGCTCGTCCATCACGATCACTCGCGCGTCGCGGGCGAGCGACCGGAGGATCTCGACCTTCTGCTGATCGGCGATGCGGAGATCGCGCACGTGGGTGCGACCATCGATGCCAAACCCGATATCCGCGTCCAAGCGTCGGTAACGGTCGAGCACGTTGCCGCGCTCGATGCCCCAACGGTGTTCTTCCGCCCCGAGGAAGACGTTCTGGGCGACCGTCAGATCCGGGACGAGCGCAAGTTCCTGGGCAATCATGGCGACCCCTCTGCGCTGGGCGGTTCCCGGGTCCCACCGTCCGACGGATGCGCCATCCACGAGGAGTTCCCCCTGGTCAGCTGAGTACACCCCGGCGATGACCTTCCCGAGCGTGGACTTGCCTGCGCCGTTCTCACCGACGAAGGCGTGGATCTCTCCTCGGCGTACGGTGAGCGAAACATTGCTCAGCGCCTGCGTGGCCCCGAAGCGCTTGCCGATTCCGCGGAGCTCGACAGCGTCGACCTCGGAAGCCGCGCGCGTCGACGGGATCTCTTGATCAGCCATTCCACTCACCCGTGAACTCGGGCGCGGCCTCCAGGTCGTCTCGCGTGACGATGGGGCCGAGATCGACCAGCGAGTCCGCGTCGATCACCGCAGTGACGTTCTCTCCCCTGATCGCAGCTACGGCCTGCTCCAGTGCGGCCTCACCCATGCTGACCGGGAAGTTCAGGTAGTCGTTCGTCCACAGGCCGTCCCGGACCGCCTGGACGGCCTCCGTGGTCCCGCCGCCTCCGGTGAGGAAGACGGATGCGGGATCAATACCGGCATTCTCGAGGGCGATCTGGGCGCCGAGCGTCTGCTGATCGGCATTGCTCAGGATGCCGCTGATGTCCGGGTTGCCCTGCAGCAGATTCGACACGGCCGACAGGGACTGATCCCGGTCGTACGCGCCCTCGACGGTCCCGACGATCTCGATGTTGTCGTGTCCGCCGAGCACCGTCTCCCAGGCTTCGATCCGCTCGATGTCGAGCGGGGAGTTGAGGAGGCCGGCGAGCAGTCCGATCTTGCACGGGTCGATGTCTGCGCAGTAGTCGACCACCGATTCCGCTTGCGCGGTCGCACCGACGGCTGGGGGTGTCGCGATGGTCGAGACGACGCCGTCGACCTGGGGCTCCATCTCGGAGATGTCCGGGCCGATCGGGTTGAGCACCGTGACGACGGGAATGTCGCTGCCGAGCGGGAATGCTGCGCCCAGGCCCGGTCCGTCGTGCGGAACCACGACGACGCCGTCGGCCTGACCGGTCGTTCCCACGTTCTGCAGCTGGGAGAGCTGGGTGTTCGCGTCGAACTGGCCGTCCTGGATCTTGGTGTTGATGGTGATGCCGAGCTCCTCGGAGAGCTCGGCCGCCCGCTGCTCGATTCCGGTGTTCACGGCCTGGTTGTAGCCGTTCTGCGAAGAGGAGGCGAGCAGGACTATGGTGAGGGATTCTCCGTCGCCGCCCGTTCCATCTGAGCTGCACGCGACGAACACGGTGGAGAGCGCGATGGCTCCCACTCCGGCGAGGGTACGAGTGATGCGCTTCATTGCAATCTACTTTCTGAGTGGCGGGGTCAGGGAGTGGTCGTGACAGCGTGGTCGATCCGGAAGAGGCGGGCAGCGCCGATCTCGGCGTCGCCCAGCAGCATCCGAAGCTCGGGACCGATTCGGTCGCGGCGCGGATGGTCCAACCACTCCTGATACGCCCCCTCGTCCGGCCATACTGCGGACACGAGGATCTCGTGCGAGCCATCGGTCGCGACCGAGATCTCCGATGAGATCGCCCGGGTGAGATCGAGGGATTCCTGAAGGATGTGCTCGGCGCGGTACAGGCCGAGCACGGCGGCACTGTCCTCCCTGAGCGGGTGCAGGGTCAAAAGGCTTCGAATCATGTGGTTCGTACTCCGTCGTCTGGCCAACATCGCTCTGAGCGAGCGCAGACTGAACATACCTCGCACGTACTCCCCGGCATTGTGCATTGTGCACAGGCCAGGGACGAAGTAATGTGCACATATGCGAGTGGGTGTCGCGTTGTGGCCGAATTCCGTGACGTGCGGGTGGATGTCGCCGGACGGAAACCGCACCGCCAGCGGTGAGCCCGAGCCTCACGATGGTCGGGATTCCACTCTGCGTGCCGCGCTGCGACGGGCCCTCTCTACCGTGTCGGAACGATGTGGGGAAGTCGCCGGCGAGCCCACGTCGATCGTGTTCGACGCAAGCCCTCTGCTTGATCTGAGCGTCCGACCCACCACCACACTCATCCGAATCGCACCACGGCCACCACTCGACGCGCAGCACGAGGAGGAGATCTCCCCCGAGGCCACCCGCGTCGTTCACGTTCGCGGCGGTCACACTGCGCTGGGGGAAGAGCTGGTCCCGCTCGACACCGACGCTCTCCGCTCGGTGGCCGTAACCGCGGCCGCCGGCGAGCGCTTCGTGATCACCGGCGCCGGCTCCGTGGTGAACGCCGAGCATGAACGACGCGCGGGAGAGATTCTGCTGGAGCACGCCGAACCGGCGGGCATCGAATACGGGCACGCCTTCCCCGCGAGTTCTTTCACTCTGCGCGAGGCCACCGCACTCGCGAACAGTTCGCTCCTCACCCAAGCCGTCGCGCTCGGCACGAATCTGGCCCTTGCAGCAGAGGACATCGCTCCCGATGCACGGATGTACGTCGCGACGAACGACGGGGGATGCACCCCTCTGGCCCGCCTGTCGAGCGCTCCGGTCCACTCCGCCATCTCGGGCCAGGCCACTGAACTGGTGGGTGCTGCCGCACTCTGCGGCGTTCGCGACGGACGCGTCATCGTCGCAGACACGGACGGCGAGGCGCTCGGAGAGTTCGTCTCTGGCGTGCCGACGGTCGTCGCCGGCCCATCGCGCGCGCACGGCCTCGATCTCGCGATCCGCAGCGCGCACGTGCTCCCCGCTTCCGAGGAGCACGTCTCCGGCAGAGCCGAACGCCCGGTGCTGCTCGCGCGGGGTGGCATCGATCCAGGGTTCATCGGGCTCGACGCCCGCGTACATCTCGATGAGGATCTCCGCGCGATCGGTGCAGGTCGCCTCCCCCTCACCGAGTGGGAGGAACGCACCCTGAGCGTCGCCAGCGCGTCGGAAATGAATCAGGAAGTGGAGACCGCGGAGGCACGGGTACGCGCACGACTAGTTTCGTTCGGCGCCGCCCCCTCCGAGGTCCGCATCCACGAGTCGCGAGTCATCGCCACGGCCTACGAGCTTCCCCGCGTCGTTTCCGTCCGGGTGCGGGGCGTCGCGTTCAGGGCGGGGACCGCATGAGACTCAGTACCGATGAAATCCAGCATCTCAGGACAGGTGCGATGTTCCTCGCCTGCTGCCCGGACCCCGAGTGGTGCGACGAGCAGACCGCGCGCATCGTGTCGTACATGGCCAGATCCGGCGAATCGCCCGACCTCGTCGAGGTGACGGATCTCCCTGCAGATGCGCTCGTCGTTTCACTGGGCTATGTGAACAACGGACTGCCGCTCTCCGACCTCCGTCCAGTCGGCGACGAGTTCTCGACCAGCCTCGAACTCGTCGAAGATGCCCTCGGTCAGAAGGTCTCCGGCATCATGCCCCTGGCCGGCGCGAACATCAATGCACTGGTCCCGGCCATGACCGCTCTCCAGCTCGGCATCCCAGTGGTCGACGCCGACCCGATGGGCCGAGTGTTCCCGCTGCTCTACCAGTCCGTGTTCACTTTGGCCGGCCTCCCCGCCGGGCCGGTCGGCGCGACGGGTCCGAACGGCGAATCCGCGCTGCTCGATGTCGAGAACCCGCTGCGAGCGGAACGCCTCGTCCGCGCACTTGCCGGAGAGTTCGGCGGATGGTCGGCGACCGCGCTGTATCCGATGACCGCCCGGCTCCTCCACGAGCACGGAATTCTCGGGAGCGTTTCGCGAATGATTCGCATTGGACGCGTGCTGAATGCGGCGATCTCGGTTCCGGAGAAGCATGCCGAGCTGCGGCGGGCCGAGGGAGTGCGGCGTATCATCCGAGCACGAGTGAGCGACACCGCCGGGATCTCCCGCCCCGCCCCGCCCGGGCAGCCGGACAACCCGTCGACCGTCGTCCTCATCGAGGAGAGCCAGGGACGGATCGTCCAGATCGAAATTCAGAACGAGTTGTTGCTCCTGCTCGTCGACGGAGATGTCATCGCGGCCGTGCCGGACATCATCACCATGCTCCGCCCGGAGGACGGAAGCGTGGCGAGCCTCAATGATCTCTGGGTCGGGAACCAACTCGACATCGTCGTCCTCCCCGCACCGGCCCAGTGGTATGCGCCCGCCGCAGTCGATCTCGTGGGTCCCGCCGCGCTGCACGTGTGGTTGCAGACCCGTGGAAGGAAATAAGCGTGTCACTCACCGGAACCGTGCTCCTCAGAGACCTCGCGGGCTCGCATGAACTTCGCGGTCTGGATGTTCTGCATCTAGCCTCGCCGATGAGCCCGGTCCGCGACCTCGCACTGCTCACCGATGTCGAGGAGATCGCCACGGTCGGGCCGGACACAGTCGTGCTGCTCACGCGCGAGGTCGCACGCGGAGGGTGGGTGATCTCGGCCGCGCTCCGCTACGCCTGGGAGCGGAAGGCATGCGCACTGATCGTGCCGCAGCAGAGCACGACCCGCACGGTGCGAGAGCTCGCGGAGCGCTTGGACGTGTCGCTGCTCACGACGAACGAGAACATGACGAAACTCGCGATCGACATGGCGATGCAGATCGGCGTCGCCCGCGCGGGAGTGCTCTCACGGGTGCAGTCGTTCAGCGAGCGGATCTCGAGGGAAACCACGCTCGACGGCGCTCTCGACTGCGTGTCGATCGAGCTCGCCGGTGCCGGCGTCGCGATTGAGACCGCTGGCACGACGGTGTTTCACCGAGGGGTGCTTTCGACGCTCGCGGACGCCTCGGAGATCGGCCGGGGAACGCGCATAGTGGTCCCGCTCGGACTTGGCAGCGCACCGGGAGACGCGCTGGTCGCCACCGTCGCCGGTGTCGCGGAGGCCAACGCCAGACACGTCCTCGAGACCGCCGGCCCGCACGTGCGCGCGCTCCTCGCGGAGACGCGGCTCCGCGCTCTGCAGGCAGCGCTCCCCGTC
It encodes the following:
- a CDS encoding hydantoinase/oxoprolinase N-terminal domain-containing protein gives rise to the protein MFDASPLLDLSVRPTTTLIRIAPRPPLDAQHEEEISPEATRVVHVRGGHTALGEELVPLDTDALRSVAVTAAAGERFVITGAGSVVNAEHERRAGEILLEHAEPAGIEYGHAFPASSFTLREATALANSSLLTQAVALGTNLALAAEDIAPDARMYVATNDGGCTPLARLSSAPVHSAISGQATELVGAAALCGVRDGRVIVADTDGEALGEFVSGVPTVVAGPSRAHGLDLAIRSAHVLPASEEHVSGRAERPVLLARGGIDPGFIGLDARVHLDEDLRAIGAGRLPLTEWEERTLSVASASEMNQEVETAEARVRARLVSFGAAPSEVRIHESRVIATAYELPRVVSVRVRGVAFRAGTA
- a CDS encoding DUF917 domain-containing protein translates to MRLSTDEIQHLRTGAMFLACCPDPEWCDEQTARIVSYMARSGESPDLVEVTDLPADALVVSLGYVNNGLPLSDLRPVGDEFSTSLELVEDALGQKVSGIMPLAGANINALVPAMTALQLGIPVVDADPMGRVFPLLYQSVFTLAGLPAGPVGATGPNGESALLDVENPLRAERLVRALAGEFGGWSATALYPMTARLLHEHGILGSVSRMIRIGRVLNAAISVPEKHAELRRAEGVRRIIRARVSDTAGISRPAPPGQPDNPSTVVLIEESQGRIVQIEIQNELLLLLVDGDVIAAVPDIITMLRPEDGSVASLNDLWVGNQLDIVVLPAPAQWYAPAAVDLVGPAALHVWLQTRGRK